Proteins found in one Quercus robur chromosome 2, dhQueRobu3.1, whole genome shotgun sequence genomic segment:
- the LOC126712241 gene encoding thymidylate kinase-like isoform X3 produces MIHSYHSYSPGLNFGVQAFGKSLKSQLNFPHKCPIGQIQMANTHNSIVSGCNSESRGALVVLEGLDRSGKTSQSSRLLTYLEGLGHSVELWRFPDRSTNVGQMISSYLSNKSQLDDHTIHLLFSANRWEKRSLMETKLKTGTTLIVDRYSYSGVAFSSAKGLGDEWCKAPEIGLLAPDLVLYLDIQPEKAAERGGYGDEKYEQLEFQRKVAQCYQVLHDASWKIVDACQPIEDIEKQLQELVLECVMACQKGKPLANLWSVEGFEQHTILHSSHRNSILMLPSEIIAPLGSSLQKLRR; encoded by the exons ATGATCCATTCCTACCATTCATACTCTCCAGGTTT GAATTTTGGAGTGCAAGCCTTTGGAAAGTCATTGAAGTCTcaattaaatttccctcacaagTGTCCTATTGGGCAGATTCAAATGGCAAATACCCACAATTCTATTGTTAGTGGTTGCAACAGTGAGTCAAGAGGTGCCTTGGTTGTTCTGGAAGGCTTGGATCGTAGTGGGAAGACTTCACAGTCTAGTAGACTACTCACATACTTGGAGGGACTGGGGCATTCAGTTGAATTATGGAGGTTTCCTGACAGAAGTACAAATGTTGGGCAAATGATATCTTCTTACCTTTCCAACAAATCACAATTGGATGATCACACGATCCATCTTCTCTTTAGTGCAAATCGTTGGGAGAAGAG ATCATTGATGGAAACCAAATTGAAGACTGGAACCACCCTTATTGTCGACCGCTATTCTTATTCTGGGGTGGCTTTCTCATCTGCCAAAGGACTTGGCGATGAATGGTGTAAG GCACCAGAGATTGGGTTGCTGGCTCCAGATCTGGTATTGTACCTTGACATACAGCCAGAG AAAGCTGCAGAGAGAGGAGGATATGGAGATGAGAAATATGAGCAACTTGAGTTTCAGAGGAAAGTTGCCCAATGCTATCAGGTCCTCCATGATGCTTCCTGGAAG ATAGTTGATGCCTGCCAACCCATAGAAGACATTGAGAAACAGCTGCAAGAGCTTGTGTTGGAATGTGTCATGGCATGCCAGAAGGGAAAACCCCTAGCCAACCTCTGGTCAG TGGAAGGATTTGAACAGCACACCATATTGCACTC
- the LOC126712241 gene encoding uncharacterized protein LOC126712241 isoform X1 has protein sequence MIHSYHSYSPGLNFGVQAFGKSLKSQLNFPHKCPIGQIQMANTHNSIVSGCNSESRGALVVLEGLDRSGKTSQSSRLLTYLEGLGHSVELWRFPDRSTNVGQMISSYLSNKSQLDDHTIHLLFSANRWEKRSLMETKLKTGTTLIVDRYSYSGVAFSSAKGLGDEWCKAPEIGLLAPDLVLYLDIQPEKAAERGGYGDEKYEQLEFQRKVAQCYQVLHDASWKIVDACQPIEDIEKQLQELVLECVMACQKGKPLANLWSGIDSKMHGDTCFTNPLQGGSNLENKFKMESPKKMGQNLNLHGQISTQESPPQVEMELTAKKRGSNFTIEEDLLLISAWLNISLDVVEGNEQKHKSYWRRIWEYFHKNKTFISERTPTSITSRWSTIQNSTEKFCGYLAQVESMHQSGLNEHDKIGKAKRMYQESHKTPFQFDHCWNMLRCQPKWLEHCEKQRIKRIRNAITSSPSTPELTNIGQDNVSHDTFANLERPLDKRVEKERVSKRKNEDNMSLKFTGILNGIEEEKKTNDKEIEILEKTCLQEQDQDFMKKEQEQKRIRMKKEQEQERLCIMQEKLQMEQLKEEERIIMMDTSSLSQIQQEYFHQRQMDILRNRRSK, from the exons ATGATCCATTCCTACCATTCATACTCTCCAGGTTT GAATTTTGGAGTGCAAGCCTTTGGAAAGTCATTGAAGTCTcaattaaatttccctcacaagTGTCCTATTGGGCAGATTCAAATGGCAAATACCCACAATTCTATTGTTAGTGGTTGCAACAGTGAGTCAAGAGGTGCCTTGGTTGTTCTGGAAGGCTTGGATCGTAGTGGGAAGACTTCACAGTCTAGTAGACTACTCACATACTTGGAGGGACTGGGGCATTCAGTTGAATTATGGAGGTTTCCTGACAGAAGTACAAATGTTGGGCAAATGATATCTTCTTACCTTTCCAACAAATCACAATTGGATGATCACACGATCCATCTTCTCTTTAGTGCAAATCGTTGGGAGAAGAG ATCATTGATGGAAACCAAATTGAAGACTGGAACCACCCTTATTGTCGACCGCTATTCTTATTCTGGGGTGGCTTTCTCATCTGCCAAAGGACTTGGCGATGAATGGTGTAAG GCACCAGAGATTGGGTTGCTGGCTCCAGATCTGGTATTGTACCTTGACATACAGCCAGAG AAAGCTGCAGAGAGAGGAGGATATGGAGATGAGAAATATGAGCAACTTGAGTTTCAGAGGAAAGTTGCCCAATGCTATCAGGTCCTCCATGATGCTTCCTGGAAG ATAGTTGATGCCTGCCAACCCATAGAAGACATTGAGAAACAGCTGCAAGAGCTTGTGTTGGAATGTGTCATGGCATGCCAGAAGGGAAAACCCCTAGCCAACCTCTGGTCAG GGATAGACTCAAAAATGCATGGAGACACATGCTTCACCAATCCCTTACAGGGGGGGTCTAACcttgaaaataaattcaagatggaatctccaaaaaaaatggGTCAGAATTTGAATCTACATGGTCAAATATCCACCCAAGAGTCTCCACCCCAAGTTGAAATGGAACTCACTGCTAAGAAACGGGGTAGTAACTTCACCATAGAAGAAGACCTACTCCTTATATCGGCATGGCTAAATATTAGCTTGGATGTAGTGGAAGGGAATGAGCAAAAACACAAGTCATACTGGAGGAGGATTTGGGAGTACTTCCACAAGAACAAGACCTTTATTTCTGAACGTACTCCAACATCTATAACGAGTCGGTGGTCAACAATTCAGAATAGCACTGAGAAGTTTTGTGGGTACTTGGCCCAGGTTGAATCAATGCATCAAAGTGGTTTGAATGAACATGACAAG ATTGGTAAGGCGAAACGTATGTATCAAGAATCACATAAAACCCCGTTTCAATTTGATCATTGTTGGAATATGTTGAGGTGTCAACCAAAATGGTTGGAGCATTGTGAGAagcaaagaattaaaagaattaGGAATGCAATAACATCTTCTCCTTCTACTCCAGAGTTGACAAATATTGGACAAGACAATGTCTCACATGATACTTTTGCAAATTTAGAGAGGCCACTAGACAAGAGGGTTGAAAAGGAACGGGTGAGTAAACGAAAGAATGAAGATAATATGAGTTTGAAATTTACTGGGATATTGAATGGgatagaagaagagaaaaaaacaaatgataaGGAAATTGAAATTCTTGAGAAAACATGTCTTCAAGAGCAAGATCAAGATTTCATGAAGAAAGAGCAAGAACAAAAGAGAATTCGTATGAAGAAAGAGCAAGAACAAGAGCGACTTTGTATTATGCAAGAAAAGCTTCAAATGGAACAATTGAAAGAGGAGGAAAGAATTATAATGATGGATACAAGTAGCTTGTCTCAAATACAGCAAGAATATTTTCATCAACGCCAAATGGATATTCTTCGAAATCGAAGGAGTAAATAG
- the LOC126712241 gene encoding glutathione S-transferase T3-like isoform X2, whose translation MANTHNSIVSGCNSESRGALVVLEGLDRSGKTSQSSRLLTYLEGLGHSVELWRFPDRSTNVGQMISSYLSNKSQLDDHTIHLLFSANRWEKRSLMETKLKTGTTLIVDRYSYSGVAFSSAKGLGDEWCKAPEIGLLAPDLVLYLDIQPEKAAERGGYGDEKYEQLEFQRKVAQCYQVLHDASWKIVDACQPIEDIEKQLQELVLECVMACQKGKPLANLWSGIDSKMHGDTCFTNPLQGGSNLENKFKMESPKKMGQNLNLHGQISTQESPPQVEMELTAKKRGSNFTIEEDLLLISAWLNISLDVVEGNEQKHKSYWRRIWEYFHKNKTFISERTPTSITSRWSTIQNSTEKFCGYLAQVESMHQSGLNEHDKIGKAKRMYQESHKTPFQFDHCWNMLRCQPKWLEHCEKQRIKRIRNAITSSPSTPELTNIGQDNVSHDTFANLERPLDKRVEKERVSKRKNEDNMSLKFTGILNGIEEEKKTNDKEIEILEKTCLQEQDQDFMKKEQEQKRIRMKKEQEQERLCIMQEKLQMEQLKEEERIIMMDTSSLSQIQQEYFHQRQMDILRNRRSK comes from the exons ATGGCAAATACCCACAATTCTATTGTTAGTGGTTGCAACAGTGAGTCAAGAGGTGCCTTGGTTGTTCTGGAAGGCTTGGATCGTAGTGGGAAGACTTCACAGTCTAGTAGACTACTCACATACTTGGAGGGACTGGGGCATTCAGTTGAATTATGGAGGTTTCCTGACAGAAGTACAAATGTTGGGCAAATGATATCTTCTTACCTTTCCAACAAATCACAATTGGATGATCACACGATCCATCTTCTCTTTAGTGCAAATCGTTGGGAGAAGAG ATCATTGATGGAAACCAAATTGAAGACTGGAACCACCCTTATTGTCGACCGCTATTCTTATTCTGGGGTGGCTTTCTCATCTGCCAAAGGACTTGGCGATGAATGGTGTAAG GCACCAGAGATTGGGTTGCTGGCTCCAGATCTGGTATTGTACCTTGACATACAGCCAGAG AAAGCTGCAGAGAGAGGAGGATATGGAGATGAGAAATATGAGCAACTTGAGTTTCAGAGGAAAGTTGCCCAATGCTATCAGGTCCTCCATGATGCTTCCTGGAAG ATAGTTGATGCCTGCCAACCCATAGAAGACATTGAGAAACAGCTGCAAGAGCTTGTGTTGGAATGTGTCATGGCATGCCAGAAGGGAAAACCCCTAGCCAACCTCTGGTCAG GGATAGACTCAAAAATGCATGGAGACACATGCTTCACCAATCCCTTACAGGGGGGGTCTAACcttgaaaataaattcaagatggaatctccaaaaaaaatggGTCAGAATTTGAATCTACATGGTCAAATATCCACCCAAGAGTCTCCACCCCAAGTTGAAATGGAACTCACTGCTAAGAAACGGGGTAGTAACTTCACCATAGAAGAAGACCTACTCCTTATATCGGCATGGCTAAATATTAGCTTGGATGTAGTGGAAGGGAATGAGCAAAAACACAAGTCATACTGGAGGAGGATTTGGGAGTACTTCCACAAGAACAAGACCTTTATTTCTGAACGTACTCCAACATCTATAACGAGTCGGTGGTCAACAATTCAGAATAGCACTGAGAAGTTTTGTGGGTACTTGGCCCAGGTTGAATCAATGCATCAAAGTGGTTTGAATGAACATGACAAG ATTGGTAAGGCGAAACGTATGTATCAAGAATCACATAAAACCCCGTTTCAATTTGATCATTGTTGGAATATGTTGAGGTGTCAACCAAAATGGTTGGAGCATTGTGAGAagcaaagaattaaaagaattaGGAATGCAATAACATCTTCTCCTTCTACTCCAGAGTTGACAAATATTGGACAAGACAATGTCTCACATGATACTTTTGCAAATTTAGAGAGGCCACTAGACAAGAGGGTTGAAAAGGAACGGGTGAGTAAACGAAAGAATGAAGATAATATGAGTTTGAAATTTACTGGGATATTGAATGGgatagaagaagagaaaaaaacaaatgataaGGAAATTGAAATTCTTGAGAAAACATGTCTTCAAGAGCAAGATCAAGATTTCATGAAGAAAGAGCAAGAACAAAAGAGAATTCGTATGAAGAAAGAGCAAGAACAAGAGCGACTTTGTATTATGCAAGAAAAGCTTCAAATGGAACAATTGAAAGAGGAGGAAAGAATTATAATGATGGATACAAGTAGCTTGTCTCAAATACAGCAAGAATATTTTCATCAACGCCAAATGGATATTCTTCGAAATCGAAGGAGTAAATAG